From the Terriglobia bacterium genome, the window TGGGGCAGCTGCATGGACACAGCCTGGCCGTTGTATTTGAAGATCTCGAGCACCAGACCTTCTTTCAGATAGTAGCGGTCGTCGCCGACGCTCTCCTCGCCAAGCGTAAATTGCTCGTAGCTCGACTGGTCCATGAAATGAAACCCGTCTCCGTCGTTATACAAAAACGAGACCGCCGCCAGCTCCACATCGGGCTCGGGAAACTTCTCGCTGGTGCGGAAACTTTTCTCCTGAACCGCCCCATTGAGCAGGTTTTTCAGCCGAGTCCTGACCATGGTGCTGGCTCCACGCGCGGTCGGCGTGGCGAAAAACACGTCGAGGACGTTATAGGGCTGTCCATCCACTTCGATCAGCATCTTCTTCTTTAATTCGTTCGCGCCAATAAGTGCCATATTTTTTATTTTACTGAGGTATGCCCTTTGTGTATAACGAT encodes:
- the efp gene encoding elongation factor P — translated: MALIGANELKKKMLIEVDGQPYNVLDVFFATPTARGASTMVRTRLKNLLNGAVQEKSFRTSEKFPEPDVELAAVSFLYNDGDGFHFMDQSSYEQFTLGEESVGDDRYYLKEGLVLEIFKYNGQAVSMQLPQYVELAIASTEPGFRGDTAAGGATKVAKLETGLEVRVPLFMKDGERVRVNTQNGEVAGRA